One stretch of candidate division WOR-3 bacterium DNA includes these proteins:
- a CDS encoding MFS transporter gives MSQEIIEEKERKESLKNSFLDGLFASLNLGFSQNYLVPFALFLGASSFQIGLLSSLPQFAGSLAQIASPDIVERLKRRVKFIANAVFLQAFLWLLISFLPILPGEKIIFYIILLTLNTSFGAAATPAWQSLMSDTVEKERYGEYFAWRG, from the coding sequence GTGTCCCAGGAAATAATTGAGGAAAAAGAGAGAAAAGAGAGTCTAAAAAATTCCTTTCTTGATGGTCTCTTCGCCTCCCTCAACTTAGGATTCTCTCAAAATTATTTAGTCCCATTTGCCTTATTTTTAGGGGCAAGTAGTTTCCAGATTGGCCTCCTTTCCTCCCTCCCCCAATTTGCTGGTTCTTTGGCGCAGATTGCCTCCCCGGATATTGTGGAAAGGCTAAAAAGGCGAGTGAAATTTATCGCCAATGCGGTCTTCTTGCAGGCATTCTTATGGCTCTTGATCTCCTTTCTGCCTATTCTTCCGGGAGAAAAGATAATTTTTTATATTATCCTATTAACCCTTAATACCTCCTTTGGCGCTGCTGCTACTCCAGCCTGGCAGAGTTTAATGAGCGATACTGTAGAAAAGGAGCGCTATGGCGAATACTTTGCCTGGCGGGGAAG
- a CDS encoding FG-GAP-like repeat-containing protein: MRRIFYLFPFLFTFSQGNWDTLCLFSSPLYRLGKVSTFRQLKGILDETTRIFLCDQDTGFVYLLTDTASFYPPKFRIENLGRIGGGYLAMGSGDLDGDGKNDLILGQRRSPSTVQRFYWANGWQREEIANFNEAIYDLVIGDADNDGREEIILGCQSNLRLIRYRVSGWDTITILRNTGAIKGVTIGDFDPTSFGKEIGITLPNGKVKRVYWRGNFWDTLTIFDNSSMELAELVSGDFDASSSGEEICISNTRSPQSLGSLIEVFYDYGWNSRVIFRPGIENFRYSDLTVGDFYDGSLGREVLAITEPTTDNHCRMVYGRGNDWQSSVIFSVGTTRAFYGIFVGEANRHRSYNDEILATAGGLLYLIQQYSIPPPVITNISQPLFPLPGETLNIRAKIWTDYDSLNYIFDTLYLSSDGISFYPKLKDSFRFRDSLFFYSLPPGDSGARYFYYLKAYNRAGLFTQSPDRVLTLSYPRRIYEIQFTTDTSGISPDTNKWVVTTGIVSGVFGSDFFMEDLEFSLFRGIFVNSPYSVSVGDSVKISGRVREVNKLTTIRVIPDSSSSLLILRQGLSLSPPTLRINQVGESYEGVLVKIDTLHFKVRGFFAPNQGYWAYDFNEGESILVWIDSRTDLSGMEIPETNFLLTGNISQVGNNFQIWPRARNDFLIYPPGIEELKKTQTKEMGVGREWEIFDALGRKVKGSRLATGVYILRSGKKSKVVLINHLRKICVPGNN; encoded by the coding sequence ATGAGGAGAATATTTTATCTCTTCCCTTTTCTTTTTACCTTTTCCCAAGGAAATTGGGATACCCTTTGCCTCTTCTCTTCGCCCCTTTATCGTTTAGGGAAGGTGAGTACCTTCCGGCAACTAAAAGGGATTTTAGATGAGACCACGAGAATCTTTCTCTGCGACCAGGATACCGGTTTTGTCTATCTTTTAACCGACACCGCATCTTTCTATCCCCCAAAATTCCGAATTGAAAACTTGGGTAGGATTGGTGGCGGGTATTTGGCAATGGGGAGTGGCGATTTAGACGGTGATGGTAAAAATGATTTAATTTTAGGACAGAGAAGGTCACCTTCTACTGTTCAGAGGTTTTATTGGGCAAACGGTTGGCAGAGGGAAGAAATTGCTAATTTTAATGAGGCAATCTACGACTTAGTAATTGGAGATGCGGATAATGACGGCAGAGAAGAGATTATTTTAGGTTGTCAGAGTAATTTGAGGTTAATTCGGTACCGGGTTTCTGGTTGGGATACGATAACGATTTTGCGCAATACCGGAGCGATAAAAGGGGTAACGATTGGCGATTTTGACCCAACATCTTTTGGTAAGGAGATTGGTATCACATTACCCAACGGCAAGGTAAAGAGGGTTTATTGGCGAGGAAATTTCTGGGATACTTTAACCATATTTGACAATTCCAGTATGGAATTGGCAGAATTGGTAAGTGGCGATTTTGATGCCTCTTCCTCCGGGGAAGAGATTTGTATTTCCAATACCCGATCCCCCCAAAGTTTAGGTTCTCTAATTGAGGTCTTTTATGACTACGGCTGGAATTCTCGGGTGATATTCCGACCGGGAATAGAAAATTTCCGCTATTCCGACCTAACGGTCGGGGATTTTTACGATGGTTCTTTGGGAAGAGAGGTTCTGGCAATCACCGAACCGACAACCGACAATCACTGCCGGATGGTGTACGGTAGGGGAAATGATTGGCAGAGTTCGGTCATCTTTTCGGTTGGCACTACTCGGGCATTCTATGGTATCTTTGTCGGGGAAGCCAATCGCCATCGCTCTTATAATGATGAGATATTGGCAACTGCTGGTGGTCTCCTCTATCTGATTCAACAATATTCAATCCCACCACCAGTAATCACTAATATCTCCCAACCGCTCTTTCCTCTACCGGGTGAGACCTTAAATATTAGGGCGAAAATCTGGACCGATTATGACTCCCTAAATTATATCTTTGATACCTTATACCTCTCTTCGGATGGCATATCTTTTTATCCCAAACTAAAAGACTCTTTTCGGTTTCGGGATTCCCTTTTCTTCTATTCTCTGCCTCCTGGGGATAGTGGCGCTCGTTATTTCTATTATCTGAAAGCCTATAATCGGGCAGGACTTTTTACCCAATCACCAGATAGGGTCTTAACCCTCTCTTATCCGAGAAGGATTTATGAGATTCAATTTACTACCGATACCTCCGGCATCTCTCCGGATACCAATAAATGGGTAGTAACTACCGGCATTGTCTCCGGTGTCTTCGGAAGTGATTTCTTTATGGAAGACTTAGAATTTTCTCTCTTTCGGGGGATATTTGTTAACTCTCCTTATTCCGTTTCGGTTGGCGATAGTGTGAAGATTTCTGGTCGGGTGAGGGAGGTTAATAAATTGACGACGATTCGGGTAATCCCGGATTCCAGTTCTTCTCTTCTAATTTTGCGGCAGGGTCTTTCCCTTTCGCCGCCCACCCTCCGGATAAACCAAGTGGGAGAATCTTATGAAGGGGTTCTGGTAAAAATTGATACCCTCCATTTTAAGGTCAGGGGTTTCTTCGCCCCAAATCAGGGATATTGGGCTTACGATTTTAATGAAGGAGAATCAATCCTCGTTTGGATTGACAGCCGCACCGACCTTTCCGGAATGGAAATACCCGAGACCAATTTTCTACTTACTGGTAATATCAGCCAGGTGGGAAACAATTTTCAAATCTGGCCCCGTGCCCGCAATGATTTCTTAATCTATCCACCAGGGATTGAAGAGTTAAAGAAGACCCAGACAAAGGAAATGGGGGTGGGGAGAGAGTGGGAAATCTTTGATGCCCTCGGGCGAAAGGTTAAAGGGAGCCGGTTAGCCACTGGCGTCTATATCTTACGTTCGGGAAAGAAAAGTAAGGTAGTTTTAATTAACCATCTTAGAAAAATCTGTGTCCCAGGAAATAATTGA
- the dnaE gene encoding DNA polymerase III subunit alpha, with amino-acid sequence MSNFVHLHNHTEYSLLDGAIKISALVQKAKEFGLPALAITDHGNLFGAIEFYKTCLNEGIKPIIGCEVYCAPNSRKEKKVNPEIPESNFHLTLLCQDFSGYKNLVKLVSFGYLEGFYYRPRIDKELLAEYSKGLICLSGCLKGEIPYYLAKGEEKKAERAAQELKDIFGENFFLEVIKAGVENEDKVIRGLLSLKEKFGLKICATGDCHYLNKDDKLAHEVMLCIQTNKKLKEKKRFSFTSEEVYFKSPMEMASLFSDLPSALTTSLEIAERCNLKLPVGERKFYLPLAEVPPGYQSDWDYLVQLAEEGLKRRYRKPTPAQEERLRYELSVIKKMGFASYFLIIKDIVDFARKEKIPVGPGRGSAVGSLCLYALGITDCDPLKYDLLFERFLNPERVSLPDIDIDFGDKRRDEVISYIQKKYGEDRVSKIITFGTLQSRAVVRDVGRVLSIPLSEVDLICKMIPFNTPLAKAIEENKELARRFAINEEYQRLKEIALKLEGLSRHASIHASGIVITPWPLWEMIPVYKTTDDERSTQYDMNALADLGIVKMDILGLKTLTVIEETVAKLAERGIKVEIDKIPFDDKKTYSLLSSGKTTGVFQLESYGMRETLKKVRPEKFEDLVAVISLYRPGPLSQGNIDDFIQRKNGKKEITYFHPLLEDVLKETYGMIVYQEQVMKIASVFAGFSLAQADILRQAMGKKIPTLMRSMEKDFINGAEAKGIKREQAKELFAAILPFSGYAFNKSHSVGYATISYETAYLLANYPKEFLSVFLTNEIGNNEKIAQWVREIREMGINFLPPDINRSFYEFTLEGEAIRFGLGAIKNIGKPLVESIVSARKEKEFTSLFDLIKRTKQFGNRKSYEYLIKAGALDTINPDRATLLEILDEELAKAQSEKWERESKQFSLFDTPQGEEKKKGKRYHSGDILHWEKEALGFYLTNHPLGMMPEKEFFNLPNISSLTDFCDQDCIFAGLLNGKRAKTNRRGERYWIGQMEDTTGFCDVILFDSSSEEMKRGLKVDSVVLVKGRPRQKETGEIIVRAEEIIPISDYPKWVARIVLELEKMEEGDLLEIKKVLEQYPGEKEVFLAYRSEEMRNQLRRLKSITVEPSLKLLSSLKNLPNVKKVRLDFLL; translated from the coding sequence GTGAGCAACTTCGTCCATCTCCACAACCATACGGAATACAGTCTTTTGGATGGGGCGATTAAAATTTCCGCTCTGGTCCAAAAGGCAAAGGAATTTGGTCTTCCCGCCTTAGCCATCACCGATCACGGGAATCTTTTCGGAGCGATTGAGTTTTATAAAACTTGTCTCAACGAAGGGATTAAACCAATCATCGGTTGTGAAGTCTATTGCGCCCCAAATTCTCGGAAGGAGAAGAAGGTCAATCCGGAAATCCCAGAATCAAACTTTCATCTCACCTTACTCTGCCAGGATTTTTCCGGTTATAAGAATTTAGTAAAACTGGTCTCCTTCGGTTACCTGGAAGGCTTTTACTACCGACCCCGAATTGATAAAGAACTCCTAGCCGAATACAGTAAAGGTTTAATTTGTCTCTCTGGTTGCCTCAAAGGAGAAATCCCTTATTATTTAGCGAAAGGCGAAGAGAAAAAGGCAGAAAGAGCGGCACAGGAATTAAAGGATATCTTTGGGGAGAACTTCTTCTTAGAAGTGATCAAAGCCGGGGTAGAGAATGAGGATAAAGTGATTAGGGGGCTTTTGTCTCTCAAAGAGAAATTCGGCTTAAAAATCTGCGCTACCGGCGACTGCCATTATCTAAATAAAGATGATAAGTTAGCACACGAGGTGATGCTCTGTATCCAGACGAATAAGAAATTGAAGGAGAAGAAGCGGTTCAGTTTCACCTCCGAGGAGGTCTATTTCAAATCACCAATGGAGATGGCATCCCTTTTCTCGGATTTACCATCGGCCCTTACCACCTCCTTGGAGATTGCCGAAAGGTGTAATTTGAAATTGCCGGTTGGGGAGAGGAAATTCTATCTCCCCCTAGCAGAAGTACCACCGGGGTACCAATCGGATTGGGATTATCTGGTTCAACTGGCGGAGGAAGGATTAAAGCGGAGGTATAGAAAGCCCACGCCCGCCCAAGAAGAACGGCTGCGCTACGAACTTTCGGTGATTAAGAAGATGGGCTTCGCTAGTTATTTTTTAATTATTAAAGATATTGTTGATTTTGCCAGAAAGGAGAAGATTCCGGTTGGTCCGGGGAGGGGTTCGGCGGTAGGTAGCCTTTGCCTCTATGCCTTAGGGATTACCGACTGCGACCCATTAAAGTACGATTTGCTTTTTGAGCGCTTCTTAAATCCGGAGCGGGTTTCTCTGCCGGACATTGATATTGACTTCGGCGACAAGAGAAGGGACGAAGTGATCTCTTATATCCAAAAGAAATACGGGGAAGACCGGGTGAGCAAAATTATTACTTTCGGTACCTTACAATCCCGAGCGGTGGTGCGCGATGTGGGTCGGGTTCTTTCCATTCCCCTTTCCGAGGTGGATCTGATATGTAAGATGATTCCCTTCAATACCCCTTTGGCGAAGGCGATCGAAGAGAATAAGGAATTGGCGAGACGATTTGCAATTAATGAAGAATATCAAAGGTTAAAGGAGATCGCCTTGAAGTTGGAAGGTCTCTCCCGCCATGCCTCCATTCACGCCTCCGGGATCGTCATCACCCCCTGGCCCCTCTGGGAGATGATACCGGTTTATAAGACAACGGATGATGAACGTTCTACCCAATACGATATGAATGCCCTGGCTGATTTGGGAATTGTCAAGATGGACATCTTGGGACTTAAGACCTTAACCGTGATTGAAGAGACAGTAGCGAAATTGGCGGAGCGGGGGATAAAAGTGGAGATTGATAAAATCCCCTTTGACGATAAGAAGACCTATTCCCTTCTAAGTTCCGGCAAGACCACCGGTGTCTTCCAATTGGAATCTTATGGGATGCGAGAGACCTTAAAGAAGGTTCGGCCCGAGAAATTTGAAGATTTAGTCGCCGTCATTTCTTTATACCGCCCGGGACCGCTTTCCCAGGGAAACATTGACGACTTCATTCAGAGGAAGAACGGAAAAAAGGAAATTACCTATTTCCATCCCCTCTTAGAGGATGTCTTAAAGGAGACTTATGGGATGATTGTCTATCAGGAGCAGGTGATGAAGATTGCCAGTGTCTTCGCGGGCTTTTCTCTTGCCCAGGCAGATATCTTGCGGCAGGCGATGGGAAAGAAGATTCCCACTCTGATGCGTTCTATGGAGAAGGATTTTATTAATGGGGCGGAGGCGAAAGGGATTAAAAGAGAGCAGGCAAAAGAGTTATTTGCTGCCATTCTTCCTTTCTCCGGTTATGCCTTCAACAAGTCCCATTCGGTTGGTTACGCAACCATCTCCTACGAGACCGCCTATCTCTTGGCGAATTATCCCAAAGAGTTTTTGAGTGTCTTCTTGACAAATGAGATTGGCAATAATGAGAAGATTGCTCAATGGGTGAGGGAGATTAGGGAGATGGGGATTAATTTTTTGCCCCCGGATATCAATCGGAGTTTCTACGAATTTACCCTGGAAGGAGAGGCGATTCGTTTCGGTTTGGGAGCGATAAAAAATATCGGCAAGCCGTTGGTGGAGAGCATCGTTTCGGCACGTAAGGAGAAAGAGTTCACCTCTTTATTTGATTTAATTAAAAGAACAAAGCAGTTCGGCAATCGGAAGAGTTATGAGTATTTAATTAAGGCGGGGGCATTGGATACCATAAATCCGGACCGGGCTACTCTTTTAGAGATTTTGGATGAGGAGTTGGCAAAAGCCCAGTCGGAGAAATGGGAGAGAGAATCAAAGCAGTTCTCTTTATTTGATACGCCGCAAGGAGAGGAGAAAAAGAAGGGAAAAAGATACCATTCGGGGGATATCCTCCATTGGGAAAAGGAGGCGTTGGGATTTTATCTCACCAATCACCCCTTAGGAATGATGCCGGAGAAAGAATTTTTCAATCTGCCCAATATCTCTTCTCTCACGGATTTTTGCGACCAGGATTGTATCTTTGCCGGATTATTAAATGGGAAAAGGGCAAAGACCAATCGCCGGGGAGAGCGGTATTGGATTGGACAAATGGAAGATACCACTGGTTTTTGTGATGTGATTCTTTTTGACTCTTCATCCGAAGAAATGAAGCGGGGATTGAAGGTGGACAGTGTGGTTCTGGTGAAGGGGAGACCGCGGCAGAAGGAAACCGGAGAAATTATTGTGCGGGCGGAAGAGATAATTCCGATCAGCGATTATCCCAAGTGGGTGGCTCGGATCGTTTTGGAGTTGGAAAAAATGGAGGAAGGTGATTTATTAGAAATAAAAAAGGTTTTAGAGCAGTATCCCGGGGAGAAGGAGGTCTTTTTGGCTTATCGTTCTGAGGAAATGAGAAATCAATTGCGCCGGTTGAAGTCAATAACGGTTGAACCTTCCTTAAAATTACTCTCTTCCTTAAAGAATTTACCGAATGTGAAGAAGGTGCGCTTGGATTTTCTTCTCTGA